The DNA region acagtataaaaagaaacaaagttCATAAACATGATATATGATTTCCAATGCTCCAACCATTTTGacaattatttacaaaaatatttttttgtactcGTATAAAGGCTACAGATTGAATGCTCCCTCTgttcccttatatatatatagagagagagagagagaggagagagggagagggagagagaggataAATGGAAATAGAAATGCATGTGGCTGCAGCCCTAGTTCTATGTGAGTTTAGTTTCAAGTGTTGCAGTTTGACATAGCAACACATGTCTATATGTTGTCAGTGTGCTCtcagagcattacagtaatcccACCACACCTGCACTTGCAGACCTTCATCTGCAAACTATTCTAATTTAATCTTATTTAATTCTAATTTAATAAGCAAAGGGGTGTTGTTCTCTATATATTCAAGCCACAGTAATCTGAGACTCAACACACTTCAGCTGAGAACATTCAGGTAAGAACTAATGTCACCTGATGACAGTCTTGTTGTATTAGCTTATAAGTATTTTGCaaaacacacctgggatatcttaaaatgtatttaatgatgcATTACATCACTGAACAGTTTGTTAGATTATAGGTGtcaatattaatataattcaGCTTTACAAGCAACAGCTTTATTATTGATTGGGTAAAAACTCTTAagtttttgtaatttattattataaaagtatTATATTCTTCCTTTTTTCGTGTTGTAGAAatgcagaaatctgatatatggccacaTATGCACatctattattaaaataatatattagagcatttatgtactgtatgtagtaaaTCAAATTCTACAAGTGTTTGGGAaattatatgctgtatatatgaaaacagccattttttaagtattttgacAGATATGTTGCATATGTACAAGGTTGTGgtgaaaaccatatatgaacatttaattaatttacgtgttttgcatatattgccatttattAGATTGTTGTATGGGAAATGGTAGTGTGAGGGACAATGCCACCTGGCATCATAATTTAAGGCATTGTTAATGACAACTCTCAAAATGTCCCATTTGACCCTATACCTGTAAATAGGTGCAGCTTTAAACAACAAAGCAATAGTAAGAGCCATCTTTACTTTAGGGATTCATATCAATCTTTCTCTGTAGTTTGAGATTAGTCTAAAAAATGTTCATTTACATTCTTCTCGTCAACAAAGTGATCACCATGGCTCTGATATTGTTGTTCACACTTTTGCCTGGACTGTGTATTGCTGATTTGTCAGGTAAGCTTTGAACTGTCATAAGTTgtcttataatatatatatatttaaatttagaaatacaGCCAGATATCTGTTAATATCAGGTAATTGCACAATGGCCTTTATTCATAGCATCACTTTTTGCCAAACTGGTTTAGGTTCCTCCCCTATGGATATTACAAATATGGTCTGTTTCACAGTGACTAATGACATAGTTGAATAAGGAGAAGGACATAAAAACAGAATGTAATGCATTGTCATTGCTCAAATTGTCCATTTGAGGCCAAATGTTGACTTAGGACAGTAGAGAGGGGCACTCTAATGTCAGGGTGGTACGTAAAATGAAGCTCACTTTAGTCCAGTAACACAAATATATTATCTACATCAGTACCCTGCAAGTAGTCATAGTAAAAATTGTTTCCTctgtgcttatttaaaaaatcatgacAGCTGAATTCCTCTATATGAAAAGAATTTGGCCCTTTTTCTCCAACAATCATTTTGGGAGCAGAGATAATGTGTATAGATATTAATGTGCACAAATGTTAAGAAATTGCTGGATGgtttgtaatatattttacattttttaaaaatattttattgggaCTTTAAAGATTGTTTAAAGACTTTATAAATAACATGGAAATATAACTTTCATATGATCTTGAACAGAGAATCTTGCCTCTGGACACAATACTGCTCAGTCCTCCATGTACAATTACAATATGGGATGTGCCCAGAATGCAGTAGATGGAAATAGTGATCCAGATTTCATGGAGGGTCCATGCACTCACACCGCAACTGAGAATAAATCCCTGGTGGTGAGTAGACTTGACTAAAGTCTACAATGTGACCATGGTTACCATCACTAATCGTGGAGACTGTCGTAGTCAGCGGATAGAAGGTGTTCAGATTCGTATTGGTAATAGCCTGGAAAATAACGGCAATAACAATGAACtatgtcattttttactatcatcTGAATCTTCTGTTTATGATGTCTGCCATTATTTATTCTTCTAGTTTTAGTTTCCTGGTCTGGTCAGTgcgctcagtaattttttcatcattaaaaaagttttactcacaAAGAAATGAATCATacttttaaaaaatctgtttgaaattatgtacactcacatgaaatTAAGACTCCATTCATATCAGTAGCCAAATAACTGTTTTATTTAACATGTAGTGGGTTGCCTCAAGTAGGCCACCTTATTGAGATCACATGGCCAGTCAAATACTACTGGGTTTATCTCTGTAAGACCCCgttttttggacactttttgcTTGTGgactaaattaatcatgactgactgtgaatagtgcctGTCTACAATGGTATTGGTATTTAAGAGCTCCTTGTATAgtatcagtaactgaaaacttttgcgtgatactgcatccatgccactaggtgtcagtataagcaCAAGACGACTGCCATATCGGCCAgtggaaaacaacaaaaaaatggctGAGTGCAGCAGCCTTAAAGTgagagttcaccaaaaaaatgaaaattctctcagcatttacacaccctcatgccattttagatgtgtatgaccttttttcttttgcagaacacaaactcaaaagctctgtaggtccatacaatgcaactgaattgtggccagaattttgaagctccaaaaagcacataaaggcagcataaaataaatccatacaacaccagtggttaaatctactgtatgctttcagaagtgatttgacagggtgtgggtgagaaacagatcaatatttaagttttttactataaatctccaatttcacattctttttcttttgtttttggtgacttGCATTCTTCGTGcctatcaccatctactgggtgtggaggagaatttatagtaaaaaaggactgttgctcacccacacatatcatatcacttcagaagacatggattaaaccactggagtcttatggattatttgtaTGCTGCATTTATGCACTTCAAAGtgctggcccccattcacttgcattgtatggacctacagagctgagatattcttctaaacatctttgtttgtgttctgcagaagaaagaaaatcatacacatctgggatggcatgagggtgaggattagagaattttcatttttgggtgaactatccctttaataagggAAATATTTTTCACTCACATTACATTAACAAATACATCTATATCCAGAATTCACAGATTTTCTCTGAAAAAGTACCTCAACAAAATGTTTCATGTATGTATCTATTAATCACTTTTGACTTCAGAGTATGGCTTTCTCGTGCCAAAACACTGAGCGTGTATACATGCACGTTGACTGTTGATTCTAAAGTCAACAATCAGATCAGGTCAGGTCAGCTTGTACagccctagtttttttttttttttttctctctctgggcAAGTTTTGATAGCAGTAATCTTGTCCAAGGGAGCCTGGAGAAGTACTTTATGTGGTTTGTTCTAaaactttaaagaaatgtaaGAAAACTAAATCTGCTGCCAATCTGTTTAGATGGGTGCTTGACATGCTTGATAGTGCAAACATAGATACTCTAAACTAATTCTTGCACCAACATGGAGACAAAGAGTACTCCGGGTTCAATCTGATTTATGGGGGCAGTTTACATCTCAACTCAAGGGATGTTGATATCTGGTgaaatctttcatttatctgcaGGGTTGCAACTGTTGAGTCCATCCCGGCTGGTGGCAcagcaacatttacatttaaggaTATTGAAGGACAGTTTGTCAACATTTTTCTACCTGGGAACAATAAAATACTCACTCTATGTGAGGTTCAGGTATTTGCAGGTAATGAATGTATCTTTGCTTGCCtaattattaatcatattaattattaataaataatttgattaattattaatgaataaCGATTAATCTTTAAATGAGGTGAGGTAGTTACATCCCAAACCACATCACAGCCAACTGAGGTCCATGGTGATTGTCCACCATATGCTTTAATGCACTTTTAATGACAAACTCTTATAGAATGTAATTTTTGTAACTTTTGTAAGCCAAtggttattatttaaaatattaataaagttatgatattttatataattttatgtaaTGCTATGAATGCTATATGAATTTCCCTAGCAGACGTGGAGATAATAACCCAGGACGCTGATGTTAAAGGTAATTATCCACcataatacatttaacattttaccatattttaaTCCAATCCATTAAATCCATGTGGCCCATGAGGTTCCATTCCTACTATTAATGTAGTTAATACTCCATGTAGACAGTAGATATCGAGCCAGCTTACTGTTTTAAAACTTCACTTTGTATATTTACATCTGCATGAATTTCCTACATAACCATTGTGTTTTCGTTAGCAGACGAAGAGCTAATATCTCAGTACACTGTAGCTGTCACCGATGGTGAGTATCCACCATAAGTTCTTAATGGCTTATAATATATGATATATCATATGACAGCAATAGATTCATTAAGACTCTGACTCTACTTGTTTTACAATCAGGTATATGTAAGAGGCAGAAAGGATCAGGCagcacttttcaataaggttaaATTATAAagatacaattgttaattgttatttcatgttcataatgcattaactaatattaacatacatacataactttttaatttaaaaaatgtattagaatatATTGAAATTTACATTCATCAAGATGAATTAgagctgaaaaagtattgtttttttttagttcatgttaacttatgttaatgaatgcaacctcattgtaaagtgttatcaaggatcatctgaaaagagaaaagaaacaaaGGAACAAAAAGTTGGTAAATGTGCAACCAATGCATGAACTGTCTACATAACTGTTGTAACTTCATTAGCAGATGTGGAACCAACAACTCGATCTAATTTTGTTACTGGTGGTATGTATCCACCATGTACCTTCTTTGTTTTAATATGTGACAAACCAAACGGCCACATAGGATAGACAAAGCTTGCTAACTTAAGTGATCTGTATGACAAAAGGCAGAAAGTATCATATGAAAGTACTTTTCCTACTTCCACTGAAGTGACAAGACACAGGGACATAACTATTGTGATTTAATTAGCAGATGCAGAACAAATAACTCAATCTAATGATGTCTAATAATGTCCACCACACTGCTTAAATTTGCTTTTATTATCAAATTTACATTCAAATCAGAAAATACAATAAGTAAATGTTTAGTTTTGCTATTGTGAAAGGTTAAGGCACTGTATGTGGGTTGTTGAAATGGCGTGCCAAGCAGTGTCCTGCAGTattaaattgtataataatatataattactataatctaaaacaaacatttaataattaCATCATTTATTATGTTTGCCCTTTTTAGAACCTCATTATTGAGATAATGGAATATTTCTGCTTTTGAAAATTCATTAGTCACACCATGAActgaacatgaaaaaaaaaaaagttaataggtGATTTTAAAATGGTGAAAACCCTAAAAGAAACAATTAGCAATTATATTACACCTTACcataaatttaaatacattttatattaaaatcttGATATTGAAAAAGTTCATTTACAAGTTATTTGTCAGCTACCCATTTGCAGGGACACATAAAGGGCTTATAGAgtgagagtgaaagaaagaaaaaaatattgtgtatttGTGTTACATGAAAAGTTGTAATAACCGTTGTCATTTCACTGGCAGATATAGAACCCACATCACAGGCCTATCCTGTCAGTGGTGAGTGATATCACAAATATCTGTATCAGGTTATCACAAATGcttggaaaggtcatggaaatgtattggtcaaaatAGATGGGAGCCTTTTAAGTGTTGATTAGTTAGttattaaaaaaaggaaataaaagaataaattgttgaattttctttgtgctctctaaaaatgaaattttcagCAGCAGGTTTGACCAACAAATGCAGGAGGCATATTCTTTAATTATTACCTGACCTCCTTTTGAGTGTAACAAGCATTGCAAATCCCTGAAACGACCAATCTTGTTGGTATAATCTTGAACAGAGAATCTTGCATCTGGAGCCAGAGCTGTCCAGTCCTCCACCTACAGTCAGTTGGGAATTGCAGAGAATGCTGTTGATGGCAACAAAGAGTCAGAATATTTCGAGGGCTCATGCACTCACACTGCAGCTGAGAAGAATCCCTGGTGGAGAGTGGATTTGACTGAAGTTCACAAAGTAACAATGATTACCATCACTAACCGTGCAGACTGCTGTGAGGAGCGAATAATCCGAGCTCAAATTCATATTGGGAACAGCCTGGAAAACAATGGCAACAACAATGAGCTGTaaggtttttttgtattttttttttttttttttagggaattACTAAAATTTGCATTCCAAAGTTCCCCAGGCATTCAT from Myxocyprinus asiaticus isolate MX2 ecotype Aquarium Trade chromosome 30, UBuf_Myxa_2, whole genome shotgun sequence includes:
- the LOC127421646 gene encoding pentraxin fusion protein-like, with translation MVTITNRGDCRSQRIEGVQIRIGNSLENNGNNNELFNNQIRVATVESIPAGGTATFTFKDIEGQFVNIFLPGNNKILTLCEVQVFADVEIITQDADVKDEELISQYTVAVTDGEYPPYIEPTSQAYPVSENLASGARAVQSSTYSQLGIAENAVDGNKESEYFEGSCTHTAAEKNPWWRVDLTEVHKVTMITITNRADCCEERIIRAQIHIGNSLENNGNNNELAATVGSIRSAGTETFIFNPIEGRYVNIFLPGDKKVLTLCEVQVFAVKTGAMKTIHVVVYYKLVVDELY